A genomic region of Phoenix dactylifera cultivar Barhee BC4 unplaced genomic scaffold, palm_55x_up_171113_PBpolish2nd_filt_p 000100F, whole genome shotgun sequence contains the following coding sequences:
- the LOC103718701 gene encoding G-type lectin S-receptor-like serine/threonine-protein kinase At2g19130, with the protein MSHPLLFPFLFIFFSSLNIPRTFAANSISTNHPLSGNQSIMSQGGNFVLGFFQPGNKSNHNYYIGIWFKKVSQLTQVWVANRETPISDPTSSELRISDDGNLVLLNQFKKQVWSTNLTSIASNSTTAVILDSGNLVLRDDSDPSKVFWQSCDHPTDTLLPGCKFGMNKVTGERQQLTSWKSSDDPAPGIFSHGIDPRGSSQYFIVWNGTRQYWSSGYWNGHIFTAIPEMSSNYLYKFGYFSNATENYFIYFPDKRITRHVMDISGQLKNLAWMEGAQKWVLFYSLPKQQCDVYNLCGPFGSCSPGSFPFCSCVKGFSEASPSNWNLGDQSQGCVRNTPLQCSTKSSGHGDKDKFCMMPGMRLPVNNHSVAVASSEDCGIACLKNCSCTAYSYSNGCTVWYGDLLNLQQQPDGSAGETLYLRLAASELPNSKSRKRRFVGVEVGVAVGVLALFATAFILISGHQRRRTIATTKAMENNLVLFKYGDLRRMTKNFSEKLGGGGFGSVFKGLLPDSTVIAAKKLEGLHQGEKQFRTEVGTIGKIQHVNLVRLRGFCSEGTKRLLVYDYMPNGSLDTKLFRSNSMVLDWKTRYQIALGAARGLAYLHEKCRECIIHCDIKPENILLDASFVPKLADFGLAKLVGRDFSRVLTTMRGTRGYLAPEWIFGLPITSKADVYSYGMMLLEIISGRRNAEQSEEGKKAFFPVLAVNKVTEGDVLSLLDHKLNGDADLEELDRVCKVACWCIQDNEFHRPSMGQVVQILECAIEVNMPPVPWSLHVLAENSESLVFYSHLSSGQSSQINVNRN; encoded by the coding sequence ATGAGCCATCCTCTGCTCTTTCCTTTCCTATTTATCTTCTTTAGCTCTCTCAACATCCCTCGCACTTTTGCAGCGAATTCCATCTCTACGAACCATCCTCTCTCTGGAAACCAGTCCATAATGTCTCAAGGTGGCAACTTCGTGCTAGGCTTCTTCCAACCTGGTAACAAATCCAACCACAACTACTACATAGGCATCTGGTTCAAGAAGGTCTCACAGCTCACTCAAGTTTGGGTAGCAAACAGGGAAACACCCATCTCTGACCCAACCTCATCAGAGCTCAGAATCTCTGATGATGGCAATCTGGTCCTCCTCAACCAGTTCAAGAAGCAAGTCTGGTCTACAAACCTTACCTCCATAGCTTCAAACTCTACGACTGCTGTGATCCTGGACTCTGGAAACCTTGTTCTTAGAGATGACTCTGACCCATCCAAAGTCTTCTGGCAGAGCTGTGACcacccaacggacacattgttaCCTGGGTGCAAGTTTGGAATGAACAAGGTGACTGGAGAGAGGCAGCAACTCACCTCCTGGAAGAGTTCTGATGACCCTGCTCCTGGGATCTTCTCTCATGGGATAGACCCCCGTGGTTCTAGCCAGTACTTCATAGTATGGAACGGAACCAGGCAGTATTGGAGCAGTGGATATTGGAATGGACATATCTTCACTGCTATTCCCGAGATGTCATCAAATTATCTCTACAAATTTGGGTACTTCTCCAATGCAACAGAGAATTACTTCATCTACTTCCCTGATAAGAGGATCACAAGACACGTTATGGATATCTCAGGACAACTCAAGAACCTGGCCTGGATGGAGGGAGCCCAGAAGTGGGTGCTCTTCTATTCTCTGCCCAAACAGCAGTGTGATGTCTACAATCTCTGCGGTCCTTTTGGCAGCTGCAGCCCGGGAAGCTTCCCGTTCTGCAGCTGTGTGAAGGGCTTCAGTGAAGCTTCTCCTAGCAATTGGAATTTGGGCGATCAGAGTCAGGGTTGTGTGAGAAACACTCCATTGCAGTGCAGTACTAAGAGCTCGGGTCATGGGGATAAAGATAAGTTCTGTATGATGCCTGGTATGCGATTGCCTGTTAATAACCATTCTGTAGCAGTTGCTAGTAGCGAAGATTGTGGAATAGCATGCTTGAAGAATTGCTCCTGTACTGCTTATTCTTATAGTAATGGATGCACTGTATGGTATGGAGACTTGCTTAACTTACAGCAGCAGCCGGACGGATCGGCCGGGGAGACCCTTTACCTCCGTCTAGCTGCTTCGGAGCTGCCAAATTCCAAATCAAGGAAGCGACGGTTTGTTGGAGTTGAGGTGGGCGTGGCGGTCGGCGTGTTGGCTTTATTTGCAACTGCTTTCATTCTGATTTCAGGACATCAACGGAGACGAACGATTGCTACTACAAAAGCCATGGAGAATAATTTGGTGTTGTTCAAGTATGGTGACTTGCGGCGAATGACCAAAAACTTTTCAGAGAAATTAGGGGGCGGAGGTTTCGGTTCCGTCTTCAAAGGGCTGCTACCTGACTCGACTGTCATTGCTGCAAAGAAGCTTGAAGGTCTTCATCAAGGGGAGAAGCAATTCCGAACCGAGGTGGGCACTATCGGAAAAATTCAGCATGTTAACTTGGTTCGCCTTCGTGGATTCTGCTCTGAAGGGACTAAAAGGTTGCTGGTTTATGATTATATGCCAAATGGTTCTCTAGACACTAAGCTATTTCGAAGCAATTCCATGGTTTTGGATTGGAAAACAAGGTACCAGATTGCCCTTGGAGCCGCTAGAGGATTAGCTTATCTCCATGAGAAATGCAGGGAATGCATCATACATTGTGACATCAAACCAGAGAATATACTCCTGGATGCCTCATTTGTCCCAAAACTGGCAGATTTCGGTCTTGCAAAGCTTGTTGGCCGCGACTTTAGTAGAGTTCTGACGACAATGAGGGGAACCAGAGGCTATCTTGCACCAGAATGGATCTTCGGGTTGCCTATCACTTCCAAAGCTGATGTTTATAGCTACGGGATGATGCTTTTAGAGATCATATCCGGCAGGAGAAATGCAGAGCAatcagaagaaggaaagaaggccTTTTTCCCGGTGTTAGCTGTTAATAAAGTTACAGAAGGAGATGTTCTTAGCTTGCTGGATCACAAGCTGAATGGTGATGCTGACTTGGAAGAGCTTGATCGAGTCTGCAAGGTTGCTTGTTGGTGCATTCAGGATAACGAGTTTCACCGGCCATCAATGGGGCAAGTTGTTCAAATTCTAGAGTGTGCCATCGAAGTTAACATGCCTcctgttccatggtcacttcatGTTCTTGCGGAGAACTCGGAGAGCCTGGTCTTCTACTCGCACTTGTCTTCAGGTCAAAGTTCCCAAATTAACGTCAACCGAAACTAA